The DNA region CGGACTTCCCCGAGAGATTCTCGGCGAGTATCTCGCTCATACCCCCTCGTACTGACTAGTGACTATTAAAGACATGGGAGCCGTCAGACGGACGTCGCCCCTCGAGCAGACGGGGCTCGTGGCCGAGGAACGGCGGCTCGTAGCCAGGAGACGAAGGATTGCGGCCGAGGCTGTGCAGGTTACGTACGCGTGCCCTCGAGGGCTCAGTCGTGGAGGGGTCGAGAACCCGAGAACTCGAGAGCTACTACGGTTCGAAGACGGCCATCTCGTCCTCCTGAGCAACTGACGTACGGAGAAGCCGGTGACGATGGGTTTAACTACCGGGCAACGGACGATACGGATAAGACCTTCTCGGGTGGTTCACTATGTCGGACACTGACTCGGATACACACGATCCAGCGGCCCTCAGGACCCCGATCGTCGCGGTCCTAGGACACGTCGACCACGGCAAGACCAGTCTCCTCGACAAGATCCGCGGCTCCGCGGTCATCGAGGGCGAAGCAGGGGCGATTACCCAGCACATCGGCGCGACCGCCGTCCCGCTCGAGGTCGTCTCCTCGATCGCCGGCGAACTCGTCGATCCGGACGACTTCGACCTCCCTGGCCTCCTCTTCATCGACACGCCCGGCCACCACTCGTTCACGACGCTTCGATCCCGCGGGGGCGCGCTCGCGGACATCGCCATCCTGGTCGTCGACGTCAACGACGGCTTCCAGCCCCAGACGCTCGAGGCGCTGGACATCCTCAAGCGCTCCCAGACGCCGTTCATCGTCGCCGCGAACAAGATCGACACCGTCCCCGGCTGGAACGTCCACGAGGACGCCCCGATCACCCAGACCTACGAGTCTCAGTCCGATCGGACCCGCCAGCGCTTAGACGAGAGTCTCTATACGATCATCGGGAACCTCTCCGACCAGGACTTCTCGGCGGATCTGTACTGGCGCGTCCAGAACTTCCAGCGTAACGTCGGCGTCGTCCCCGTCTCCGCGCTCACCGGCGAGGGCGTCCCCGACTTACTCGCCGTCATGATGGGGCTCTCCCAGCGCTACATGAAAGAGGAGATGGAGATCGACGTCGCCGGCCCCGGCGTCGGCACGGTGCTGGAAGTCAAAGAAGAGAAAGGGTTCGGCACGACGATCGACACCGTCCTCTACGACGGGACCATTCGGAGCGACGACACCATCGTCGTCGGCGGCCTGAACGATCCCATCGTCACCGAGGTCCGCGCCCTGCTCCAGCCCCGGCCGCTCGCCGAGATTCGGACCGAGAGCCGCTTCGACAACGTCGAAGAGGTCGGCGCAGCCGCCGGGATCAAAGTCGCCGCCCCCGACCTCGAGGACGCGATGGCCGGCGCTCCCGTTCGAGTCGTCCGGGACCGCCCCCTCGAGGACGTCATCGCCGAAGTCGAGTCCGAGCTCGCGGACATCGCCGTCGACACCGAGGAGGAGGGCGTCGTCGTCAAAGCCGACACCCTGGGGAGCCTCGAGGCGATGGCCGACGCTCTCGGTGAGGCCGAGATTCCGATCGTCCGGGCCGAAGTCGGCGACGTCGCGCCGCGGGACATCTCGGTCGCCTCGACCGCGGACGACGCGAAACAGCGCGCCGTCCTCGGTTTCAGCGTCGACGTCCTCGCCGACGCCAAGCGCCGGGCTGAAATCGACGACGTCAAACTGTTCACCGACGACGTGATCTACCAGCTCGTCGAGGGCTACACCGAACACGTCGAGGAGATCGAGCGCGCCCAGCAGGACACTATCCTCGACAACATCACCCGCCCATCCCGGTTCCGCGTGCTCGAGGACCACGTCTTCCGCCAGAACGACCCCGCCGTCGTCGGCGTCGAGATTTACTCGGGGACGCTCCAGAACAACTCCTTCGTCGCGAAGTGGGAGGACAACGAGCCGACGCGCGTTGGACAGGTCAAGGGCATTCAAGAGCAGGGCGAGGACGTCGACGAGGCCCGCGCGGGCGAGCGCGTCTCGGTGGCCATCGACGGACCGACCATCGGTCGGCAAGTCAAGGAAGGCGACCTCCTGTGGACGGAAGTCCCCGAGAAACACGCCAAGATCCTCGAGCAAGAACTCGCCAGCGAGATTCCCGCCGACGAACTCGAGGCGCTAAACATGTACCTCGAGAAACACCGCAAGCGAGATCCGTTCTGGGGCAAGTAGCAACCCCGCTCGACGGCTCGAGACGGCCCTGATCCTCCCCGTAACCGGTCGTGATACCAGTTGTCACGAAGGGAACGTTTTTTAGGCGCCATCCCCAATCGGAAGTAGCGAGTTCTCATGAACGGAAATACGCCGTACGGTGGGTTGCCGGGAGTTACACAGGCCGGACAGCGGGCCGCGGCGGACGTTCCCGAACTGTCACTCGAGCAAAAGCGAACGCTCCAGCGGACGGTCAGTCAGATCGCCGCCAGGACGCGGGATTTCCTCCCCGACGAGTACGTCGTCGACGCGGACGTCGCCGACGGTGTCTCCGGCCCACAGGCGCTCGTGGCCGTCCAGCCACCCATCGGTCACCCGGTCAGCGCCGGATTCACGCCCGACCTGGAGAACACGCCCGAGGACCTCATCAGTGCCGACGACCGCGACGAGGTCGCCCGAGGGCTGGCTGCGAGCGCCGCCTTACAGGTGAAACAGGCCGTGAGCGACGACGTGACGCCGACGGCACGCTAGCCGTCGAACCTGGTTTCTGCCGTCTTCGGCCCGTCAGTCCTCTCGAGACCAGCGAGTTGATCCTTCCGAGTGCAGCGAATCGAACACCTCGAGCGCAGCGTCACTCCTCTCGATCTAGCGATCCGATCACTCAATGTCGCGAGCCAGTCCCGCCCGAAGATCGCGACCGAAGTAGTAGCCGATCACGCTCGCGAGGAGGCCAGCGCCCGCACCGATGGCGAGCAAGTACCGACCCGAATCCGTCGGCAGAAAGAGGGCGAAATCGAGGAGGACAGCAAGCGCGCCGATGCCGGCACCGCTGAACCCGACCTCGAGGTAGCGACGCCTCGATGCCGCGACGCCGATCACGAACGCCATCGCGAACAGGCCGAGCAGGCGGCCGATGCCGGAAAACGGCAAGACGATCCCCCCAGCCACCATGCCGAATCCGAGTGTGAGGACGGTGGCGAGGAGACTTCTCGGGGAGAGGTACCGCGACGGCGAGAGACGGTCGCGGATCGAGCCGCCGAACCGTGGGCGCGAGAGCGGGTTCCACTTTCGCTTCCAACTCGAGTCCGTCGTCGATTCGCTCGGTGGCGTCGACCGCGTTTCGGCGTCGGCGCTCACGCCGGCGTCGGTGCTCGCGCCGGAGCCGCCTTCCAGGAGCCGTTCAGTTTCGGCCAGCAGGTCGTCGGTGTCGGCGCCGGACCCGCCCCTTTCGGTCGGCTCTCGCTGGCCGGACGACTGCGCCTCGTCGTCGTCTACCGATACCTCGTCGGAACGCTCGCTCATACCGTCCTCGAGGGGCGACGACGGGATAGTTCCTTCGCTGACACGAGACCGAGGGGCGAGTGGCACATGTGGAACGCGGAAAAACGAAAAAGCGGGAGACTAAGTATGATCCGCCCCGAATCGGGGATATGAGCCTGGGACAGCGGGTCTCGAGCGACCACCAGCTCACCCGACTGCTACAGATCGGGATCGTCCTGGAAGAGGTCGTCGAGTCGCGTGCCGCCCACCACCTCGAGTCGTTGCCCGAGGCCGAACGCGAGGCAATCGACGAGGAGGTACGGGAATTACTCGCCGAGGCGGCCGAAGAGTCAGCCGAGCACCGCCAGCGCCTCGAGGCGCTCGTCGACGAACTCGAGGCCGAGACGGTCTCCTACGAGGAGATCAACACGCTGGTCGACGCCCGATACGGGCCACCCGAGGACACCGACGGCGTCCTCTACGACCAGCTGTGTAACGAGGAAACGGCCTACAAGTTCTACGACGACCTCATCGCGGCGATCGAGGCCTCCGAGACGGACTTCAGCGTCGACCGCGAGCGCGTCCTCGACACCCTCGAGGCGATCCGCGCGGAGGAAACCGAGGGCGTCGAAGCGGTAACGGATATTATGGAGCGACGAGCATGAGCGGAGAGCCGAACGGGACGCGCACATTTCACACATCGCGCGGATCGCGCACATCGCAGACGTCGCGTACGTCGCACACGATGCGGACGCGAGGTGGCAATCGATGAATACGGCAGATCAATACCTGAAGGCGGTCTACCTGGCACAGCGTCTCGAAGACGGCCCGGCCTCCACCGGCACCCTCGCGGAGTTACTCGAGGTCAGCCCGGCGAGCGTCAACGAGATGATTGGGAAACTCGAGGAGCGAGAACTCGTCGAACACGAGAAGTACAAGGGAGCGACGCTCACCGACGAAGGACTCGAGCGCGCACACAACGCCCTCCAGACGTACTGTATCATCGAGCGATTTCTCACGAACGTCCTGGAGGTCGAGGAGTTCCGCGAGGAGGCCCGCGCCCTCGAGAGCGTCATCGACGAGACCGTCGCGGACCGATTGGACACGATTATCGACCGCCGGGAGGAGTGCCCGGACTGTTTCGACGCCGAGGAGGACTGCTGTGCCTACCTCGAGGCGGGGTCGCTCGCGGAGTGACGGCGTGTCGGTGTGACGGCGCGTCGACATCGGTCGCGGACGGCACGGGAGTTTATATAGAATCGGGCGGCCACACCCGGCGTGCATTGTCCCACCTGCGGAAAATCCCTCCGGACCGAGAAGGGAACCCGTCAACACCACACGAAAGTCCACGGAGAACCACTGCCGAACCGGATATGTAAGGAGTGTGGGCTCGAGTTCTATGATCCAAAGTCGAGACGTGCGTACTGTGACGACTGCAATCCGAACGGCGGTTCGAACAACGGCAACTGGAAGGACGCCATGGAGGAGGCCTCGTGCGCGCGTTGTGACTTCGAGTACTATCCTTCGAAAAAGGAGGGCGTGTACTGTCCGTCGTGCGTCGCCGACGGCCTGTTCCCAGACAATCCGTCGATGCCCGGTGAACGGGTGTCGACCACGTGTGCGTACTGCGAGAGCGGTCTCGAGGTCTATCCGTCTCGAGCCGAAGCGAACGAGCGTGGCGTGTTCTGTAATCGGACGTGTTACGGAGACTGGCTCTCGGAGACGGTCGTCGGCGAGAACCACCACCAGTGGGCCGGTGGCCCGATATCGTACGGGCGAGCGTGGTGGAAATACGCCGACGGGTGCTCGAGCGGGACGAGTATCGGTGTCAGTCGTGTGGCCGTGGACGTCAGGAAATCGGACGAAATCCCGACGTCCATCACGTCATACCCGTCCGAACGTTCGACGACCCCGAAGACGCCCACACGCTGGACAACGTCGTTTCGCTCTTTCGTCGCTGTCATCGACTGGCAGAGGAGGGGTCGATTGCCATTTCACCTGACGGAAAAAGGTAACACTATTACTTTTCGACCGACTACGACTGGATACCCACTGTCAAGCTAACGGCTGGCCGTGGAGACGCGTACAGTCCCGTGGTGTAGTGGCCAATCATAATGGCCTTTGGACGCAATCGGAACCCACCTATTGCGGGAGACAGCCATTGACGGCGGTTCGAATCCGCCCGGGACTATGACAGATATTTTACATCAACTCATCAAGCCAGGTCACCACGCTCGAGCACGAACCGTAACGACTGTAGCCTCGTCCACACCACGTCCGGTATGGCGAGATGGCTTCAGAGCGGGCGGCGACGCGACATCTGTTTTCTCCTCGCAGCGATGGAGGCGGCACGCGGCCAGGAACTCAAGTCGGCTCTCGAGTCCCACTACGACGAGCGCCTCGAGCCGAAGGCGTTCTACGGCTCCCTGTCGGCGCTCGTCGACGCGGGATTCGTCGAGAAGGACGTCGAGGGGCTCCACGACGTCTATCGCCTGACCGGCGCCGGCGAGGCTCGCGTTCGCGAACACGGGTCCTGGGTGTGTGAGTGTCTCGAGGCCGAGGGCGAGAGCGAGAGTAAGTCGTCGGAGTGACGGCGCCACTCGCGGCCTCGAGCGCGATGGCCTACTCGAGCAGCCGATCCCCGATCGTATTTCGCAGAATCTCGCTCGTGCCCTCGTAAATCTCGTTGAGTTTGGCGTCGCGGTAGAAGCGCTCGGCGGGGAAGTCTTTGGTGTAGCCGTAGCCGCCGTGAATCTGGATGCCTTCGTTGGCGACCTCGCGGGAGACCTCGCTGGCGTAGAGCTTCGCCTGGGCGGCCTCGGTGATGTAGTCCTCGCCACGGATCTTGTTGTCGGCGGCCTTGTGCATCAGCAGTTTCGCGGCCTGTATCTTCGTGTCCATGTCCGCAAGTTTGTGCTTGATCGCCTGGAACTCGCCGATGGGCTGGCCGAACTGCTCGCGCTCGCCGGCGTACGACCGGGCCTCCTCGAAGGCGGCACGGGCGATGCCGACGCCGCGGGCCGCGATGGTGATGCGGCCGCCGTTGAGCGTCTTGAGCGCCTGGACGAAGCCGTCGCCCTCCTCGCCGAGTCGGCGGTCGGCGGGGATCCGGAGGTCGTCGAACCGGAGTTCGGCGGTGGGACAGCCCTTGTCACCGAGTTTCTCCTCCGTACCCTCGACGTAGAAGCCGTCGTCCTCCTCGGGGCGAACGACGAATGAGGAGATGCCGCGGTTGCCGGCGTCGGGATCGGTCTTCGCGAAGAGGGTGACGGTATCGGCGACCGAGCCGTTCGAGATCCAGAGCTTGCCGCCGTTGACGACGTACTCGTCTCCGTCGCGTTCGGCCGTCGTCGTCATCGAGGGGACGTCGCTGCCGGCTCCGGCCTCCGAAAGGGCGAACGCGCCGACATCTTTCCCCTCGGCGAGCGGCGTCAGGTACGTCTCCTTCTGGGACTCGTCGCCGAACTCGTAGAGCATGTTCCCCGCCAGCGAGATGTGTGCGGCGACGACGGTCCCCAGTCCGCCCGAGCCTCGGGAAATCTCCTCGATCCCGATCGCGTAGGAGTGGTAGTCGAGGCCGGCACCGCCGTATTCCTCGGGGAACGGCATCCCCATCAGGCCCAGGTCGGCCATCTGGTCGACGAGATCCTGTGGGAACTCGTCCTCGTGGTCGATCTCGCTCGCGACGGGAACGATCTCCTCGTCGACGAACTCCGCGACCATGTCCCGAATCTGTGCCTGCTCCGGCGAGAGGCTGAAG from Natronosalvus rutilus includes:
- the infB gene encoding translation initiation factor IF-2; protein product: MSDTDSDTHDPAALRTPIVAVLGHVDHGKTSLLDKIRGSAVIEGEAGAITQHIGATAVPLEVVSSIAGELVDPDDFDLPGLLFIDTPGHHSFTTLRSRGGALADIAILVVDVNDGFQPQTLEALDILKRSQTPFIVAANKIDTVPGWNVHEDAPITQTYESQSDRTRQRLDESLYTIIGNLSDQDFSADLYWRVQNFQRNVGVVPVSALTGEGVPDLLAVMMGLSQRYMKEEMEIDVAGPGVGTVLEVKEEKGFGTTIDTVLYDGTIRSDDTIVVGGLNDPIVTEVRALLQPRPLAEIRTESRFDNVEEVGAAAGIKVAAPDLEDAMAGAPVRVVRDRPLEDVIAEVESELADIAVDTEEEGVVVKADTLGSLEAMADALGEAEIPIVRAEVGDVAPRDISVASTADDAKQRAVLGFSVDVLADAKRRAEIDDVKLFTDDVIYQLVEGYTEHVEEIERAQQDTILDNITRPSRFRVLEDHVFRQNDPAVVGVEIYSGTLQNNSFVAKWEDNEPTRVGQVKGIQEQGEDVDEARAGERVSVAIDGPTIGRQVKEGDLLWTEVPEKHAKILEQELASEIPADELEALNMYLEKHRKRDPFWGK
- a CDS encoding DUF5811 family protein; translation: MNGNTPYGGLPGVTQAGQRAAADVPELSLEQKRTLQRTVSQIAARTRDFLPDEYVVDADVADGVSGPQALVAVQPPIGHPVSAGFTPDLENTPEDLISADDRDEVARGLAASAALQVKQAVSDDVTPTAR
- a CDS encoding 7TM-DISM domain-containing protein yields the protein MSERSDEVSVDDDEAQSSGQREPTERGGSGADTDDLLAETERLLEGGSGASTDAGVSADAETRSTPPSESTTDSSWKRKWNPLSRPRFGGSIRDRLSPSRYLSPRSLLATVLTLGFGMVAGGIVLPFSGIGRLLGLFAMAFVIGVAASRRRYLEVGFSGAGIGALAVLLDFALFLPTDSGRYLLAIGAGAGLLASVIGYYFGRDLRAGLARDIE
- a CDS encoding ferritin-like domain-containing protein, with protein sequence MSLGQRVSSDHQLTRLLQIGIVLEEVVESRAAHHLESLPEAEREAIDEEVRELLAEAAEESAEHRQRLEALVDELEAETVSYEEINTLVDARYGPPEDTDGVLYDQLCNEETAYKFYDDLIAAIEASETDFSVDRERVLDTLEAIRAEETEGVEAVTDIMERRA
- a CDS encoding metal-dependent transcriptional regulator, whose product is MNTADQYLKAVYLAQRLEDGPASTGTLAELLEVSPASVNEMIGKLEERELVEHEKYKGATLTDEGLERAHNALQTYCIIERFLTNVLEVEEFREEARALESVIDETVADRLDTIIDRREECPDCFDAEEDCCAYLEAGSLAE
- a CDS encoding helix-turn-helix transcriptional regulator, with translation MARWLQSGRRRDICFLLAAMEAARGQELKSALESHYDERLEPKAFYGSLSALVDAGFVEKDVEGLHDVYRLTGAGEARVREHGSWVCECLEAEGESESKSSE
- a CDS encoding acyl-CoA dehydrogenase; protein product: MDFSLSPEQAQIRDMVAEFVDEEIVPVASEIDHEDEFPQDLVDQMADLGLMGMPFPEEYGGAGLDYHSYAIGIEEISRGSGGLGTVVAAHISLAGNMLYEFGDESQKETYLTPLAEGKDVGAFALSEAGAGSDVPSMTTTAERDGDEYVVNGGKLWISNGSVADTVTLFAKTDPDAGNRGISSFVVRPEEDDGFYVEGTEEKLGDKGCPTAELRFDDLRIPADRRLGEEGDGFVQALKTLNGGRITIAARGVGIARAAFEEARSYAGEREQFGQPIGEFQAIKHKLADMDTKIQAAKLLMHKAADNKIRGEDYITEAAQAKLYASEVSREVANEGIQIHGGYGYTKDFPAERFYRDAKLNEIYEGTSEILRNTIGDRLLE